From one Flavobacterium kingsejongi genomic stretch:
- a CDS encoding efflux RND transporter periplasmic adaptor subunit, which translates to MSKKSIFILSGVIIVVIIALLVLSKKGVIGNKDKGKEVEVAQSNAITVIETVSATGKIQPEIEVKISSEVSGEIIELPVKEGQVVKKGQLLVKINPDLYTSGLNRSVASLSGTKAGLSQADAQFKEAKASYDRSKVLFDKGIISRSEWDKAISTYEVARASKESAYFNVQSATATVSEARDNLGRTSIFAPADGTISSLGVELGERVLGTQQMTGTEILRVANLNNMEVEVDVNENDIVKVSVGDSAVVEVDAYLKKEFKGIVTSISNSASAALTADQVTNFKVKVRILKESYEDLLVGKPDSYSPFRPGMTATVDIITKRKENVIAVPISAVVIKTDTTSVSQSKAISGNIAGEGNNIAAKNDKKFECIFIKVGDKAQLRVVKTGIQDDTNIEITEGLKKGETVIVGPYTMVTKELKPNDLVFTKSELDKKK; encoded by the coding sequence ATGTCAAAAAAATCAATTTTCATTTTATCCGGAGTTATTATCGTTGTAATTATTGCCTTGTTGGTCCTTTCAAAAAAAGGAGTAATCGGGAATAAAGACAAAGGTAAAGAAGTAGAGGTAGCACAATCAAACGCGATTACTGTTATTGAAACGGTTTCAGCCACCGGAAAAATTCAACCGGAAATTGAGGTAAAAATTTCATCTGAGGTTTCAGGTGAAATTATAGAATTGCCTGTCAAAGAAGGGCAGGTGGTTAAAAAAGGTCAGTTACTGGTTAAAATAAATCCTGATTTATATACTTCCGGACTGAACCGTTCTGTAGCCAGCCTTTCGGGGACCAAAGCCGGTTTAAGCCAGGCCGATGCCCAGTTTAAAGAAGCAAAGGCAAGTTATGACAGAAGTAAGGTCTTATTTGATAAAGGTATTATATCCCGTTCAGAATGGGACAAAGCCATTTCAACCTATGAAGTTGCCAGAGCCAGTAAAGAGTCCGCTTATTTTAATGTGCAGAGCGCTACCGCAACTGTTAGTGAAGCCCGTGATAATTTGGGACGTACAAGTATTTTTGCTCCGGCAGATGGTACAATATCCAGCCTTGGGGTAGAATTAGGTGAACGTGTATTAGGGACACAACAAATGACAGGGACCGAAATCCTGCGTGTTGCCAACCTAAACAATATGGAAGTGGAAGTGGATGTGAATGAAAATGATATTGTCAAAGTAAGTGTTGGTGATTCGGCGGTTGTGGAAGTCGATGCTTACCTGAAAAAAGAATTTAAAGGCATTGTTACCAGTATTTCCAATTCAGCCAGCGCTGCTTTAACCGCAGACCAGGTAACAAATTTTAAAGTTAAAGTTAGGATTTTGAAGGAATCGTATGAGGATTTGCTGGTTGGAAAACCGGATAGTTATTCTCCATTCCGCCCAGGGATGACTGCGACCGTAGATATCATAACCAAAAGAAAAGAAAATGTTATTGCCGTACCGATTAGTGCTGTGGTGATCAAAACGGATACGACTTCAGTATCCCAATCGAAAGCCATTAGTGGCAATATAGCCGGAGAGGGGAATAATATAGCCGCTAAAAATGATAAAAAATTTGAATGTATTTTTATTAAAGTTGGCGATAAGGCACAATTACGGGTTGTAAAAACAGGGATTCAGGATGATACCAATATCGAAATTACAGAAGGCCTTAAAAAAGGAGAAACGGTGATCGTTGGCCCTTATACTATGGTTACAAAAGAACTTAAACCGAATGATTTAGTGTTTACGAAATCAGAACTGGACAAAAAAAAATAG